The window ATGAAGAGTAGCTTGAATGAGTAGTCAGGGATCCCTTCACACTACATCATTCACCCCTTCCATACAGAAACAGGGAACAGTCAAGAATTGTGCATGAGGGGATAGGGTTGAGTGCAAGCATGGGTTGTCAGCTATGAAGAGTCATCAAAGCACTGAAGtagactgttcagcccatcaagtccatgcctACTCTCTGTAGAGCGATCAACTTAGCTCTTACATTTCTTGGTCAAAGCCCTCAATCTGTGTCCCGCCATTCTTGTCCAATCAGTGAAGACGTAGGACTTTGTCCATCTTTTCTCAGCCTTCCATCATCTTGTGGTGGGTTACAGTTATCTCAGGAAGGCCAAGTTGCTGTGTCAATATATACTTTTATCTGCATGTTGCATTCTAGTGCTATTTCTTCTGGGAATCTTTCTGACTTTTATCATCTGCCATTGGCGTGTCAGAAGGATTTGCAGATTAATACTCAATGTGTTTGGCTTCATTGAGAACGTACCTTCCTTGAGGGTCAAGTCCCTTGAGTGGGACTTATATCAAATCTACCCTCATCCAATCTCATCAAGAAGCTCACTCCTGGTTTCTTCAACTTTGAGATTTTGAATGGGTAAAGAATGGGGTCAGGTGACAACCAATCAAAACTCAAAGTatgaatggaaggaaaatactATAACTTAGTCAACGAAAGTATATAGGAGGAGAAAAGGGATGATTTTGACCCTTTACTCCTGCTCGAAGTTTCAGAAGTTTAGGATTCTTTAAGACTGTGAATGCTCACTCCACTGTGACTGACTACACTTCCTTTCAGGGGTTGtgtgtttttgcttttgtgaATGCTATAAAGGTTGTGTTCGATTGAGAGTGCTAACTTTAATTCAGTTAAGTTTAACATTCCTTAAATATTATTTGGAATGGTGCCTAAAGAACAATTTATAAATTTGCTAATTTTGATAATTTTATCGATTCTAAACTGTAGTCATTTTCAGATATTGCTTTGAATGAGTTGAGATTAACTAACCTCATTATAATGTGAAAACCAGATTTTTATTTATTAGTGATTGTCTTTATGGCCTTTCGTTCTGGTCTTTTACTATTATCCCAAGCCTTTTTTAAGAATTTTAAACATCACATTATCCCTCGTTCTTCTTCCATATAACTTTCACAATCTATTTTGACTAATACAATCCCTCAGTTTTAGTATCATTTGGGCAGATCTTTGCACTTTCTCCCATGCCTTCATACCCTTTTCGTATTCAGTATTTTACACACGTTCTGAAAGGCTGAAACATAAGTTTAACTAGTAAAGTCCCTCTGTTCTCAGCAGGTTATGCTCTTGGAAAACCCTAAACATATTTTATGGGAGTTAATTGAATAGGTTCCAATCACTCACAAAATGTACAGTATACGGTTGAAGAGaaataacatttaaaaacaacattcaagaagctcagtTCTGGTTTCTTCAACTTTGAGATTTTGAATGGGTAAAGAATGGGGTCAGGTGACAACCAATCAAAACTCAAAAAGTatgaatggaaggaaaatactATAACTTAGTCAATGAAAGTATATAGGAGGAGAAAAGGGATGATTCTGACCCTTTTCTCCTGCTCGAAGTCTCAGGAGTTTAGGATTCTTTAAGACTGTGAATGCTCACTCCACTGTGACTGACTACACTTCCTTTCAGGGGTTGtgtgtttttgcttttgtgaATGCTATAAAGGTTGTGTTCGATTGAGAGTGCTTACTTTAATTCAGTTAAGTTTAACATTCCTTAAATATTATTTACCCCGTAacaatgaagaaatggcaatatgtttccaaaacgatggtgagtgatttgaaggggaacttgcaggtggtggtgttccacatAATATGTCTGCTTTTCAATTCTATCTCTCAATAAATGAACCATGACCCTGTCTGCTTTAGTAATAAGATTACATGACATAAGAgaagtccatcaagtctgctctgctactCAATGtgtttgtggctgatctgataatcctcaactccactttcctttaTTTTCCCATAAgctttgattcccttattgattaagagtctgtctatctcagccttgattatactGAATGACCAAGTCTCGAAAGCCCTCTGCAATaacgaattccatagattcactacactctgagagaagaaaaaaatctttctcaactgtcttaaatggatgacctcaTTCTGAAATTATGCCTTATGATCCTACAGTAAAACACAAGGGGAAACAAACTTGCCACATCTACCcttcaagtcccctaagaatcttctatGCTTCAATAaggcctctcattcttctaaattctggttTGCTCCtttctgtaacaaaaacagaaagtgctggaaaagctcagcaacttcggtagcatctgtggagagaaatcagagataaagtttcaggtcgagtgacccttcttcagaactttcagGTTTTGTTTatttgcattcctccaaatcccttTGCTCCTTGACCCCATTTGAACTGTTATTAACCATGGTTAATGTGccgaaactgtgttgctggttaaagcacagcaggttaggcagcatccaaggaacaggaaattcgacgtttcgggccagagcccttcatgaagggctctggcccgaaacgtcaaatttcctgctccttggatgctgcctaacctgctgtgctttaaccagcaacacattttcagctctgatctccagcatctgcagacctcactttttactccatgatTAATGTGCCCCCCCACACCCCGTTTCTCCTGCCAGCTTACACTTACCTATGTAGAAATCCGACTGCCTCATGAGAGAGACCTTCTCCACAGGCCTTTACTGCATGCTGATGTTGTTAGCTATTTTGGAGGTTATGCCAGGTCTTGTGAATCCTGTACATTGGTGTGTAAGAGTGTAGTACTGAGTCCAAAGAGATCAGATGACTGcagattaaaagtctgtgtgagtTAGGGTGCAGTGGTAGTAACAGTGCATTTTATGTATGTGGGTTACAGATGAATGGCAATGATTTCACAAGGGCTCCTCTTGCATCTGATATGTAAGGTACCTGACATTGCACTCACCACTGAGAGACAAAGTCGTCTAATTGTCAGAGATAACTTTGCCAGGGTCACAATGGACTTCATGATAATGGGGGAATGAGGAACAAGTAtctctaagattacaaagagcaCAGGGCTTATGATGGATAAAGAATTCCTGGCTGAAACACCATGTGTGTTATGGAGAAAGGGCCACATATCAAGGGGAATATGTCTCAGCTCAAGTCAGGACCTTTAGCAGAGGAAGGGATGGTAAAGGatcttttaagacagagatgaggataatCTTTTCTCTCTGAGGATTGTTAGTCTAaagaattcccttccccagaaagtggtggagattgtGTCATTTAAGTTATTTAAGGCAGAATTAGATAGATTTTTGGagaacagacagaaaacagattTGTGACCACAACTAGATCGCCCTGGTTCTTACTGGATAGGTGAGTTGgtctgaaggactgaatggcctaattctgctcttaaaTCATATGTTCTCAGGATGGGAAGGGGGAGAATCTTATTAATGAAAAGgagacacaaagaacagaataaagtgCTACGATTGTCGCTGAATCACAAAGATGTTAACCACCAGGAGAACATATGACATGATCTCATAAAGAGTGATGTCATTTTGCAGTGATGTCAAGGCTATGTCGTGTAGGACATGACATCACTCACAGATGTCACAAAGCCTGAGGACTGTGCAATCCTCTCACAGTATCAAGCtgctgctggtgagacaggaccAATACTAGTTTGTGCTTGAAAACAATCTTCGAACGAAGGAGAGGATGTCGGACTGGAAGAATTACATCAACAGTATATTGAAGGATAAGAATGTGGAAGATGCTGCTATTGTGGGTCATGCTGACAACAAGTCTGTTTGGGCTTCTAAGCCCGGAGGTATACTGGCAGCCATCTCCCCACAGGAGGTCAGCATGTTAATCGGACAAGATCGCAAGGCTTTCCTACAAACTGGCATCACCATCGGGGGGAAGAAATGTTCTGTCATCAGGGACAACCTCATGGTCAACAATGACGGAGTGATGGATGTGAGGATGAAGGGTGGTCAAGGCAAGAGCATCTGCATCGGCAAAACCATCAAGACCATGGTGTTTGTGATGGGCAAAAAGGGTGTTCATGGTGGAGCACTCAACAAGAAGGTTCACGAAGTGGCCAACTATCTGAAACAGAGGGGCATCTAAACGGTGGGGTGGGATTTCAAAGACTTTACTAAATTTGCATTAAAATAAGTTGTTAAATGTCAACTGATGCTTCagatttgtttctttcttttaaaaaaaaggcactgCATGTAGGTTTCTGTTATAGAAAGGGGGCAGCGGAGGATAAGACAAATTGGTAAAGCTTGAAATTATGATTGACCTCTGTTTAGCTGGTATTCTGGTGACAGCTCTGAGTTCCATTTGGATGAATGCAGCAACATTATTACACAATAAAACCTCTTACAACAATCTTAACTGTCACAACATTGAGCACTGGGAGCCAGAGGTGTGACTGATGACTCAATGATAAAGATCCCTTAAGACAGTAACCGCGGAGACCAGAAGAGGGTGTTATTTTTCCCAAAACTGTGGAATTCAAACCTCCAGAATTAGGATGAAGCTATACAGGGCTCAGGCAGGAGAAGTAAGTGCAGATCAGGACATGCTACACATGGGTCAATGCCAAAAAtctcaacaccaagttatagattagacttacagtgtggaaacaggcccttcggcccaacaagtccacaccgacccgcaacccacccatacatttaccccttacctaacactaggggcaatttagcttggccaattcacctgacccgcacatctttggactgtgggaggaaaccggagcaaacccatgcagacacggggagaacgtgcaaactccacacagtcagtcgcctgagtcgggaattgaacccgggtctacaggcgctgtgaggcagcagtgctaaccactgtgccaccgtgctgcccattataGTGCAAcaagtttacttggaagtactagctttcagagtgctgctccttcatcaggtaactaatgGGGCAGAATCagaatacacagaatttatagcacaagatcaccgtgtcatgcaattaaaatgatatattgaacaaacctggattgttctTAAGTCTTTTCGAATGGGTTGCAggattcagttcattaatatctaaatcttcttttaagtcacattcttaagGTTTAAGATAACTtaaaataacttaaggtttttttttaaaaatgacatctcagctcagaaaatgTATTAAAAGTGCAAGGTTAAAATCAGTCtatatcccaaccttgagtcagactggttctattttcaaagtcgaatgtataaaatattacatggactgactgcctgcagattgtgcacttttcgagcaaaatagaatgtaccagcaaatataattctgcaaatgcaaattcaccccgcaGACATATGCGTGCGTGTATGCACAcacgtgagggagagagaatgtgagtcTATGCATGCGAGCccgcgtgagagtgtgtgtgtgcgcatgcttGGTAGAATGTATGCGTGAGTGTGAtgaagtataagcctgtgagaggggtgtgtgtgtgtgtgtgtgtgtgtgtgtgtgtgtgtgtgtgtgtgtgtgtgtgtgtgtgtgtgtgtgtgtgtgtgtgtgtgtgtgtgtgtgtgtctgagagagtgtgtgtacaagAGACAGGCTGCGTGAGTGGGTaaatatgtaagagtgtgtggATGTGAGAGAGTATATAGTGTAGtgcggtcacctgtagtgtgacatgaacccaaggtcctggttgaggccgtCCTCATGGATACCGAACTTTGCTACTGCCCTCTGCTGTGCCACTCTGTGTTGTTCCATATCCCAAAGTCcggcttggaggatggtcaccgaaGATCTGAGGCCGAATATCCCTGACTGctaagtgttccccaactgggagggaacatccctgtctggtgattgctgcacggtgtccattcatcctatGTCATAGCGTCTGCTCGGTCTCGCTAATGTACAAATACCTcggggcatctttgcctgcagtgAATGAGATAGACaatattggctgagtcacatggtgggtggtgtcacCACGTGTAATGGTGctatccatgtcgacactctgacatgtcttgcagtggttgccatgacagggttgtgtgggtgttgtggtcaatgttgtcctgaaggccggGCAGTTTGCTGCTAACAatagtctgtttaaggtttggtggttgtttaaaggcgagaagtggaggcgtagggaaggtcttggcgaggtgctcatcctcatcgataatgtgttacAGCCTGTTTAGAACATGGCACAGTTTCTCTACCCCTTGGAAGTATTAGACAACGAAAGATACTCTATCACTTGcatcccatgtctgtctcctgaggtggTCATTaaggtttctcgctgtggcacattggaactggcgATCAAtaagttgagcattgtaccctgttcttatgaggctGTCCTTCACCAACTTCAGGTGTCCATtgcgttcctcctcatctgaacagatcctttgTATGCATAAGGCTTaaccataggggatggctgttttaatatgtttaagGTAGAGGCTACAGAGgtgcagcattgtgaggttaCCCATGGGTTTGCGCCAGAGTGAGGTACTGAAGTGCCCattcttgatggagatgcatgtgtccaagaatgacaCAGATACCAATGACTATTCCATAGTATGTGTGATGGTAGGATGAAACTTTGTTGATATCGCCGTGcatttgtttcagtgactcctcaccttGCGTCCTGAGGAAGAAATTGTCAATATATCTGTTGTGTAATGCTGGTTGGATGTCCCATGCAGCAAATAAGTCTTGTTCGAACT of the Hemiscyllium ocellatum isolate sHemOce1 chromosome 33, sHemOce1.pat.X.cur, whole genome shotgun sequence genome contains:
- the LOC132831467 gene encoding profilin-3-like gives rise to the protein MSDWKNYINSILKDKNVEDAAIVGHADNKSVWASKPGGILAAISPQEVSMLIGQDRKAFLQTGITIGGKKCSVIRDNLMVNNDGVMDVRMKGGQGKSICIGKTIKTMVFVMGKKGVHGGALNKKVHEVANYLKQRGI